In Gemmobacter sp. 24YEA27, a genomic segment contains:
- a CDS encoding L,D-transpeptidase family protein encodes MRRLARGFTLLSLGALALAAWMLWQPAPPPVMPPAPLPPLTGQIERIVIEKAARRMALIQEGREVRVYRIALGFSPTGDKNREGDGRTPEGEFRIDRRNDQSAYHLSLGLDYPKPADRARARAGGYSPGGDIMIHGQPNMLPDETLIATDWTAGCIAISNAEMREIWAATPVGTMVEIRP; translated from the coding sequence ATGAGACGGCTGGCGCGGGGTTTCACACTCCTCAGCCTCGGCGCATTGGCGCTGGCGGCCTGGATGCTCTGGCAACCCGCGCCGCCGCCCGTCATGCCGCCTGCGCCGCTGCCACCGCTCACCGGCCAGATCGAGCGTATCGTGATCGAAAAAGCCGCAAGGCGGATGGCACTGATCCAGGAGGGGCGCGAGGTCCGCGTCTACCGAATCGCGCTTGGCTTTTCACCGACAGGCGACAAGAACCGTGAGGGCGATGGCCGTACCCCGGAAGGCGAATTCCGCATCGACCGCCGCAATGACCAGTCTGCCTATCACCTCTCACTGGGGCTCGATTATCCAAAGCCCGCAGATCGCGCGCGCGCCCGGGCCGGCGGCTATTCGCCCGGGGGCGATATCATGATCCATGGCCAGCCGAATATGCTTCCCGATGAAACACTTATCGCAACTGACTGGACCGCAGGCTGCATCGCCATAAGCAATGCGGAAATGCGCGAAATCTGGGCGGCGACGCCTGTTGGAACAATGGTCGAGATCCGACCGTGA